In the bacterium genome, one interval contains:
- a CDS encoding tetratricopeptide repeat protein, translating to MDLSNSLESAHKEFQEGILTRRFHKAIQAFLDELARSEEPPWESEALWHVAEAYHRMRHFQEASAYWSRLLRKVPQGSLARAARAALAESLFQSRELEQALELCRVLIQELEGKRDISWALFRCGDSLYHLGEHKEATLWYQRALKLNPPLDSMPPESLENMARIALDRADAKEASWMSMTALGLYPEHPRARSWTLILARAMKLQNKFFQSSLLLNKLLDTEQKSREREIAGLILMSAASPCIGHPGLFRLSLGLEDPESIKKLIFNQEPGDRDLQLALGDLVECWSGSGRSLEAWEILESFNRGLQEDYIWPELRKALWKTGTTLVAQAMEMGRVEVAMEAFHWMAERIPGVRNDPALLLKAARLHERLGFFSTAADLYTRVRVLVGPGTKAQEAAMGLIRCHLGVGRLEEAFRVLRQEPSWGSSKATEAAILEWAGKISSPRGFQVAARFLEEVSSGMPTPESCKSLGLLSLEMKLCAPAVQLLKPVVESMEGHQSVSLAEVQVLMGDLLSCAGKEKEALRWYEKVAGRPQWADTEKWAALRILQLRAADESQENSLPYLERLTKEPPGSPWRVLVEDLKQRQSLGTSSSRKGAS from the coding sequence ATGGACCTGAGCAACTCTCTAGAATCAGCCCACAAGGAATTCCAGGAAGGGATCCTGACCCGCAGGTTCCACAAGGCCATCCAGGCCTTTCTGGATGAGCTGGCCAGGAGCGAGGAGCCTCCGTGGGAATCCGAGGCCTTGTGGCATGTGGCAGAGGCATACCATCGGATGAGGCATTTCCAGGAGGCCTCGGCATACTGGTCTAGGCTCTTGAGAAAGGTACCTCAAGGCTCCCTCGCCAGGGCTGCCAGGGCTGCTCTGGCAGAGAGCCTCTTCCAGAGTCGGGAGTTGGAGCAGGCTTTGGAGCTGTGCCGTGTGTTGATCCAGGAGCTGGAAGGAAAAAGGGATATATCCTGGGCCTTGTTCAGGTGCGGGGATTCCCTTTACCACCTGGGAGAGCACAAAGAAGCAACTCTTTGGTACCAGAGGGCTCTTAAGCTAAACCCCCCTTTGGATTCCATGCCTCCTGAAAGCCTGGAAAACATGGCAAGGATCGCCTTGGACAGAGCAGACGCCAAGGAGGCCTCATGGATGTCCATGACCGCACTGGGTCTCTATCCTGAGCATCCCAGGGCTCGTTCCTGGACCCTGATCCTGGCAAGAGCCATGAAGCTACAAAACAAGTTTTTCCAGTCGAGTCTACTCCTAAACAAACTCCTGGACACAGAGCAAAAGAGCCGTGAGAGGGAAATTGCTGGTTTGATACTCATGAGTGCAGCCTCGCCCTGCATTGGGCACCCTGGCCTCTTCAGACTCAGCCTGGGGCTGGAGGACCCGGAGAGCATCAAGAAGCTGATCTTCAATCAGGAGCCCGGGGACAGGGATCTTCAACTGGCCTTGGGGGACCTGGTGGAATGCTGGTCAGGCTCCGGCAGGAGCCTGGAGGCCTGGGAAATACTTGAGAGTTTCAACAGGGGCCTGCAGGAAGATTACATCTGGCCTGAATTGCGCAAAGCCCTCTGGAAGACAGGCACAACCTTGGTGGCCCAGGCCATGGAAATGGGAAGAGTCGAAGTGGCCATGGAGGCTTTTCATTGGATGGCTGAGAGGATTCCAGGGGTGCGGAATGACCCGGCCCTCCTGCTCAAGGCTGCCAGGCTGCATGAAAGACTTGGTTTCTTCTCTACAGCCGCAGATCTTTACACCAGGGTCAGGGTGCTTGTGGGCCCGGGCACAAAGGCGCAGGAAGCAGCAATGGGTTTGATACGCTGCCACCTTGGGGTGGGTCGGTTGGAAGAGGCCTTCAGGGTGCTTCGTCAAGAGCCATCCTGGGGCTCTTCCAAGGCTACAGAGGCCGCAATATTGGAATGGGCGGGCAAGATCTCCTCTCCCAGGGGCTTTCAGGTGGCAGCCCGTTTTCTGGAGGAGGTCTCTTCGGGAATGCCAACACCGGAGTCTTGCAAGTCTTTGGGGCTCTTGTCATTGGAGATGAAACTTTGTGCTCCTGCTGTCCAACTCCTCAAGCCGGTGGTGGAATCCATGGAAGGCCATCAGAGCGTTTCTCTGGCCGAAGTGCAGGTCCTGATGGGGGATCTGCTTAGCTGTGCCGGAAAAGAGAAAGAAGCTTTGAGATGGTATGAGAAGGTGGCAGGTCGTCCCCAGTGGGCTGATACCGAGAAATGGGCTGCCTTGCGCATACTCCAGCTCAGGGCCGCAGATGAATCCCAAGAAAATTCTTTGCCTTATCTGGAGCGGCTTACAAAAGAACCGCCAGGGAGTCCCTGGAGGGTGCTGGTGGAGGATTTGAAACAGAGGCAGAGCTTGGGGACAAGTTCATCCAGAAAGGGTGCTTCATGA
- a CDS encoding sigma-54 dependent transcriptional regulator yields the protein MAEKGRILLAEDDSSARSAFSQFLLGLGYEVREASNGPDALDLLSEGHFDLVLTDLKLPGTDGMEILRAIQPRSPQTLGILMTGYGTIQNAIQAMRLGVFEYLLKPVNFEELQLVLERAREYQRLHMENRQYRQEIQRRFSPQNLIGHSESMRSILDLIEKVADSDSTVLIFGESGTGKELVARAIHYRSNRMDKPLVPINCAAIPGDLLESELFGYEKGAFTGAHKTKVGRFELANGGTLFLDEVGEMSPQLQVKLLRVLQERSFERLGGIKSIEVDVRIIAATNKDLEASIQEGKFREDLYYRLSVIPIQIPPLRDRKEDIPLLAEYFLENFNRQKNREVKSITPRAMDALVQYGWPGNVRELENLMERLVVLKRTGVIDLEDLPEKLQGAGSQEELGRILLPEGGIQLDAAVHRLEKELILQALRRTGGVKKEAARLLGMKRTTLIQKMKRNNIVFGDQPSPSESTL from the coding sequence ATGGCTGAGAAGGGTAGGATCCTACTGGCAGAAGATGACAGTTCGGCCCGTTCTGCTTTCAGCCAGTTCCTGCTTGGGCTGGGATACGAGGTAAGAGAGGCTTCCAACGGCCCTGACGCCCTTGATTTGCTTTCTGAAGGCCACTTTGATCTGGTGCTCACAGACCTGAAACTCCCTGGTACAGACGGGATGGAGATCCTGCGTGCCATTCAACCTCGCTCACCTCAGACTCTGGGAATTTTGATGACCGGGTACGGAACAATACAAAATGCCATACAGGCCATGCGCCTGGGGGTCTTCGAATACCTCTTGAAACCGGTCAACTTCGAGGAGCTACAGCTGGTTCTGGAAAGGGCCAGAGAGTACCAAAGACTCCATATGGAGAACCGCCAGTACCGCCAGGAAATACAGCGGCGCTTCAGCCCCCAGAACCTCATCGGACACAGCGAATCCATGAGGAGCATTCTGGATCTCATAGAAAAGGTGGCGGACTCGGACAGTACTGTGCTTATCTTCGGAGAAAGCGGCACCGGCAAGGAATTGGTGGCCAGGGCCATTCATTACAGAAGCAACCGCATGGACAAGCCCCTGGTACCCATAAACTGTGCAGCCATTCCAGGGGATCTGCTGGAAAGTGAGCTCTTCGGATATGAAAAGGGCGCCTTCACAGGCGCTCACAAGACAAAGGTGGGCCGTTTTGAGCTGGCAAACGGAGGTACCCTGTTTCTGGATGAAGTGGGGGAGATGAGCCCTCAACTTCAGGTGAAGCTCTTGAGGGTCTTACAGGAGAGATCTTTCGAACGCCTTGGCGGCATCAAGTCCATAGAGGTGGATGTCAGGATCATCGCTGCCACAAATAAAGACCTGGAAGCCTCCATACAAGAGGGGAAGTTCAGGGAGGATCTCTATTACAGACTAAGCGTTATCCCCATTCAGATTCCTCCCCTCAGGGATCGCAAGGAAGATATCCCTCTGCTGGCCGAGTACTTCCTGGAGAATTTCAACAGGCAGAAAAACAGAGAAGTGAAAAGCATAACGCCTAGGGCCATGGATGCCCTGGTGCAATACGGCTGGCCAGGCAATGTGAGAGAACTTGAAAACTTGATGGAAAGACTGGTGGTCCTAAAGAGGACCGGTGTCATAGACCTGGAGGACCTCCCGGAAAAACTCCAGGGAGCGGGTTCCCAGGAAGAGCTGGGCCGCATCCTTCTGCCCGAAGGGGGTATTCAATTGGATGCAGCCGTGCACAGACTAGAGAAGGAACTCATTCTCCAGGCCCTAAGAAGGACAGGAGGAGTCAAGAAAGAGGCCGCCCGCCTATTGGGCATGAAGCGCACCACACTCATACAGAAGATGAAAAGAAACAACATAGTCTTTGGGGATCAGCCGAGCCCCTCAGAGTCCACTTTGTGA
- a CDS encoding ATP-binding protein, with product MLHPACRLGHSVLYIKTWRLFADLACGRADGISQSCLRTHLKPDSLLLHDLAMKDLSLQQADHIYDLHR from the coding sequence ATCCTCCATCCGGCCTGCCGGCTGGGCCACTCCGTACTCTACATCAAGACTTGGCGCCTTTTTGCTGATCTCGCTTGTGGACGTGCCGATGGCATCTCCCAGAGCTGTTTGCGCACACACCTAAAACCAGACTCGTTGCTGCTCCATGACCTGGCCATGAAGGATTTGAGCCTCCAGCAAGCAGATCACATCTATGATCTCCATCGATGA
- a CDS encoding SNF2-related protein, whose product MSEQRSLREGQLLIGPLFNEPMRVETVQDNGNGTWVVGLVGTQSERFRKVTLTAQELANLTILDTGFSYDGDGRLLRLGLQAYSLGIAWEFDPYFGLSVSRVDPLPHQLEAVYDYLLKLPRVRFLLADDAGAGKTIMAGLLIRELQLHGLVERILIACPANLSFQWQRELKEKFDEKH is encoded by the coding sequence ATGAGTGAGCAGCGATCCTTGCGTGAAGGCCAGTTGCTTATCGGCCCTCTCTTCAACGAGCCGATGCGCGTGGAGACCGTGCAGGACAACGGGAATGGAACCTGGGTTGTCGGTCTCGTGGGCACGCAGAGCGAGCGATTCCGCAAGGTGACGTTAACCGCTCAGGAGCTTGCGAACCTTACCATTCTCGACACTGGTTTCAGCTACGACGGGGATGGGCGTCTCCTTCGGCTGGGCCTTCAGGCATATTCCCTTGGCATCGCTTGGGAGTTCGACCCCTATTTTGGTCTCTCTGTTTCGCGTGTGGACCCACTGCCACACCAGCTTGAGGCCGTCTATGATTACCTGCTGAAGCTCCCGCGAGTTCGTTTCCTTCTTGCTGATGACGCTGGTGCTGGCAAGACCATCATGGCCGGCCTATTGATTCGAGAGCTTCAACTACATGGCTTGGTGGAACGAATTCTCATTGCATGCCCAGCAAATCTCTCTTTCCAGTGGCAGCGTGAACTCAAGGAGAAGTTCGACGAAAAGCATTGA
- the motA gene encoding flagellar motor stator protein MotA, giving the protein MLAAVGIGIVLVAVLGGFLMEKGNLSVLIQPAELLIIFGSAAGSLVISSHGKMLGMIAGNLARIFSASATSRETYLELLLLLYQLFTKVRKQGLLSIEADVEDPAKSEVFSRFPKIMADKTALEFICDNFRVIVSTNMPPHELDSLLDIDIEAQQHEAMLPSSAVAKVADALPGLGIVAAVLGVVLTMGKISEPPEVLGHSIGAALVGTFLGVLSCYGFVGPLATRLEHLAKDGETKLQVIKTALVAFLGDAAPRIAVESGRRAIPNGERPSFLELEEAIKQWKQKT; this is encoded by the coding sequence ATGCTGGCGGCCGTAGGTATAGGCATTGTACTGGTGGCTGTGTTGGGTGGGTTCCTGATGGAAAAAGGGAACCTGAGCGTCTTGATCCAGCCTGCAGAATTGCTCATAATTTTTGGTTCAGCCGCTGGTTCCCTCGTCATTTCCTCCCACGGCAAGATGCTGGGAATGATAGCCGGGAATCTGGCAAGAATCTTTTCCGCATCGGCCACCAGCAGGGAGACTTATCTGGAGCTTCTGCTCCTGCTCTACCAACTGTTCACCAAGGTTCGAAAACAGGGGCTCTTGTCCATCGAGGCAGATGTGGAGGATCCTGCCAAGAGCGAGGTGTTTTCACGTTTTCCCAAGATAATGGCTGATAAGACAGCACTGGAGTTTATCTGCGACAATTTCAGGGTCATAGTCTCAACCAACATGCCCCCCCACGAACTGGACTCCTTGCTGGATATAGATATCGAGGCCCAGCAACATGAAGCCATGCTTCCCTCTTCTGCGGTGGCCAAGGTGGCAGACGCTCTACCAGGCTTGGGAATAGTAGCCGCAGTCCTTGGAGTGGTCCTGACCATGGGCAAGATAAGCGAACCTCCTGAGGTGCTGGGTCACAGCATCGGAGCAGCCCTGGTGGGAACCTTCCTGGGGGTTCTTTCATGCTATGGTTTCGTGGGCCCTTTGGCCACGCGCCTGGAACACCTAGCCAAAGACGGGGAGACAAAGCTTCAGGTCATAAAAACGGCTTTGGTGGCGTTTCTTGGAGATGCAGCACCCAGGATAGCTGTGGAGTCAGGTAGAAGGGCCATCCCCAATGGGGAAAGACCCAGTTTTCTGGAACTGGAGGAAGCCATAAAGCAGTGGAAGCAAAAAACATAA
- a CDS encoding flagellar motor protein MotB — translation MEAKNIIIKKGRKKGHGSGHGGSWKVAYADFVTAMMAFFLLLWLITMVEPEKRARVSNYFKKFSIFEKSGESHFDTSARKDLADVMNEKTAKPSERSQPGSVREGKRLLNPEDFKEKLKKEIETRLSDVKDQVLVETFEGGVRIQMMDKDGNPMFAIGKSELTQDARRILKVITDSLKENENPVAIEGHTDAFSYPTNRYTNWELSTERASAARKEMEAYGLPQERLIRVAGFAATDPLIKDNPYDPRNRRISVLLYTQNGSPTAPPSQPTAYARPPG, via the coding sequence GTGGAAGCAAAAAACATAATCATTAAAAAAGGCAGAAAAAAAGGCCATGGCTCGGGCCACGGCGGCTCCTGGAAAGTGGCCTATGCAGACTTTGTCACAGCCATGATGGCCTTTTTTTTGTTGCTTTGGCTCATAACCATGGTGGAGCCCGAAAAGAGGGCCAGGGTCTCCAATTATTTCAAGAAGTTCTCCATCTTTGAAAAGAGCGGGGAGTCACATTTTGATACAAGCGCTCGCAAAGACCTTGCAGACGTGATGAATGAGAAGACCGCCAAACCCTCTGAAAGATCGCAGCCCGGCTCTGTCCGTGAAGGAAAACGTCTTCTCAACCCGGAAGATTTCAAGGAAAAACTCAAGAAGGAGATAGAAACTCGTCTTTCAGACGTGAAGGACCAGGTGCTGGTGGAGACATTTGAAGGGGGTGTCAGAATCCAGATGATGGACAAAGATGGCAACCCCATGTTTGCCATAGGCAAGTCCGAACTCACACAGGATGCCAGGAGGATCTTGAAAGTAATAACCGACAGCCTCAAGGAAAATGAAAACCCTGTGGCCATAGAGGGGCACACGGATGCTTTCAGCTATCCCACCAACCGCTACACAAACTGGGAGCTCTCCACAGAGAGAGCCTCGGCAGCCAGAAAGGAAATGGAGGCTTATGGTCTGCCCCAGGAAAGGCTCATCAGGGTGGCTGGATTTGCAGCAACGGATCCCCTCATCAAAGACAATCCATATGACCCCAGAAACAGAAGGATAAGTGTCTTGCTCTATACCCAAAACGGCTCTCCGACTGCTCCCCCTTCCCAACCAACGGCCTATGCCAGGCCACCTGGCTGA